The following proteins come from a genomic window of Gossypium raimondii isolate GPD5lz chromosome 5, ASM2569854v1, whole genome shotgun sequence:
- the LOC105765850 gene encoding uncharacterized protein LOC105765850 yields the protein MTEEAKESISTKRGLRRNEILPFTLEFLRGRWFALFASFLIMASSGSVYLFGTYSNEIKTTLGYDQTTINLLGFSKDVGANVGILTGLIAETTPTWFVLLLGAALNFGGYFMIWLAVTGKIAKPMVWQMCVYMAIGANSQNFANTVGVVTAVKNFPESRGSLIGLLKGYAGLSGAIITQVYLAVYGNDSKSLIFLIACLPTALSLIFIYTIRTMGPVKHPNEHRVFNQFLLLSIVLALLLMVKTLIERKITFSKGTNAVITTVLCLLLFASLYISIREALVVWNIKKQPPTAITIEQSKSQVVESSEETSTKPTSSEQVDEKIDKSCFLTVFDQPERGTDYTILQALTSIDMLILLVTTIFGLGASLTAVDNLGQIGESLGYDNRTVTTFVSIISIWNFFGRVFSGFVSEILMVKYKLPRPLMMTMVLLFSCIGYLLIAFPFPGALYIASVIIGITFGAQLPLIFAIISELFGLKYYATLFNCAQIASPLGSYIFKVKVTGAIYDTEALKDVAAKGLAAKQLTCIGSHCYRLSFIILASVSCFGALCSLILVMRTRKFYQSDIYQKFRENADTL from the coding sequence ATGACTGAAGAAGCAAAAGAAAGCATCTCTACAAAAAGAGGACTCAGACGCAACGAAATATTACCTTTTACATTAGAATTCCTCCGTGGTCGATGGTTTGCACTTTTTGCCTCTTTTCTAATCATGGCGAGTTCTGGTTCAGTCTATTTATTCGGAACCTACTCCAACGAGATCAAAACCACTCTTGGTTATGATCAGACAACCATCAATCTTTTAGGCTTCTCCAAGGATGTTGGTGCTAATGTTGGGATTCTTACTGGCCTTATTGCCGAGACCACACCCACTTGGTTTGTGCTACTACTTGGGGCCGCACTCAACTTTGGCGGCTATTTCATGATATGGTTAGCCGTGACAGGAAAAATAGCCAAACCCATGGTTTGGCAAATGTGCGTTTACATGGCTATTGGAGCCAATTCCCAGAATTTTGCCAATACAGTAGGCGTCGTTACCGCTGTCAAGAACTTCCCTGAAAGCAGGGGTTCTTTGATAGGTCTCTTGAAGGGCTACGCAGGGTTAAGTGGTGCTATTATAACACAGGTCTACTTGGCTGTATACGGTAACGATTCAAAGTCTCTCATCTTTCTTATTGCATGTCTTCCCACTGCACTTtcactaatatttatatacacaatTCGGACAATGGGGCCCGTTAAGCATCCCAATGAACATCGAGTCTTCAACCAATTCCTGCTTCTCTCAATTGTTTTAGCACTTCTTCTTATGGTAAAAACTTTAATAGAGAGAAAAATCACATTCTCTAAAGGAACAAATGCTGTCATTACCACAGTGCTCTGTTTACTTCTCTTTGCCTCTCTTTATATTTCCATTAGAGAAGCGTTAGTAGTTTGGAACATCAAGAAACAGCCTCCAACTGCCATAACAATTGAGCAGTCTAAATCACAAGTAGTTGAATCAAGTGAAGAAACTTCAACGAAGCCTACTTCTTCAGAACAGGTTGATGAAAAGATAGATAAATCATGTTTCCTTACCGTTTTCGATCAGCCGGAGAGAGGAACGGATTACACAATTTTGCAAGCACTCACCAGCATTGATATGTTAATTCTCCTTGTTACCACAATTTTCGGACTTGGGGCAAGCTTAACTGCAGTAGACAATTTGGGTCAAATTGGTGAGTCGCTTGGATATGACAATAGAACAGTGACTACTTTTGTATCAATTATTAGCATCTGGAATTTTTTCGGGAGAGTTTTTTCTGGATTTGTTTCCGAAATTCTGATGGTAAAGTACAAGCTTCCACGGCCACTCATGATGACGATGGTGCTTCTTTTTTCATGCATTGGCTATCTCTTGATTGCCTTTCCATTCCCAGGTGCACTGTATATAGCATCAGTTATAATTGGAATCACGTTCGGGGCACAACTACCATTAATATTTGCCATTATATCTGAGCTGTTTGGCTTGAAGTACTATGCTACATTGTTTAACTGTGCCCAAATTGCAAGTCCTCTTGggtcatatatatttaaagtgaAGGTTACGGGGGCCATCTACGACACAGAAGCATTGAAGGATGTTGCAGCCAAAGGCTTAGCAGCGAAACAATTGACATGCATTGGCAGTCATTGTTACAGACTGTCGTTTATAATACTGGCTTCTGTTAGCTGCTTTGGAGCCTTGTGTTCTCTAATTCTGGTGATGAGAACCCGAAAGTTCTACCAAAGCGATATTTACCAGAAGTTTAGAGAAAATGCTGATACCTTATGA
- the LOC105770985 gene encoding SHUGOSHIN 2 — protein MGGERMAKRSSLGSLMRKRLSDITNTQSQPKPSNQEEKPQQIPPAAEDYINQLIKEKMTLIELVEERNKIIELSGTELQNLRTSLQKLQLQNWNLAQSNSQILAELNLGRDRVKALQHELVCKDALLKAKNLERKGKADINGQNTDHAAEDDDKACTRNRRRNARSQSMGPLTTSRRSGDKEKAENKRRCLRRRTARFKSQEAENLFEIDDLDYVGAQPDTPMHELAASSLSMEEACSNPRAENRSSIAARPLPLRKAVEKVQSYKEVPLNIKMRRNE, from the exons ATGGGGGGCGAAAGAATGGCGAAAAGATCATCTTTAGGGAGCTTAATGAGGAAGAGATTGTCTGATATCACCAATACACAGTCACAGCCAAAGCCTTCAAACCAAGAGGAAAAGCCTCAACAAATTCCTCCTGCTGCTGAAGACTACATTAATCAGTTAATTAAG GAAAAGATGACATTGATTGAACTCGTTGAGGAGAGAAA TAAGATTATTGAGCTAAGTGGAACTGAGTTGCAGAATCTGAGAACTAGTTTGCAAAAATTACAGCTACAGAATTGGAACCTTGCTCAATCCAATAGTCAAATATTAGCG GAGCTTAATTTAGGGAGAGATCGG GTGAAAGCGCTACAACATGAGCTTGTATGCAAGGATGCTTTACTTAAAGCTAAGAACCTGGAAAGAAAG GGGAAAGCGGATATCAACGGTCAAAATACTGACCACGCAGCTGAGGACGATGACAAGGCTTGTACCCGCAACAGAAGGCGCAATGCTAGAAGTCAAT CTATGGGCCCTTTAACCACAAGCAGAAGAAGTGGAGATAAAGAGAAGGCTGAAAATAAAAG GCGTTGTTTGAGACGTCGAACTGCTAGGTTTAAATCCCAAGAGGCAGAGAATCTATTTGAGATTGATGACCTCGACTATGTGGGCGCTCAACCTGATACTCCGATGCATGAATTAGCAGCTTCATCTCTCAGCATGGAAGAAGCTTGTAGTAACCCAAGAGCTGAAAACAGAAGTTCGATCGCTGCAAGGCCATTACCATTACGCAAAGCAGTCGAGAAAGTGCAGTCATACAAGGAAGTTCCACTTAATATCAAAATGCGGAGAAATGAGTGA